A portion of the Candidatus Edwardsbacteria bacterium genome contains these proteins:
- a CDS encoding response regulator — translation MAKKIMVVDDEPYIARVIKFKLEQEGYTVISANDGQSGLQKIKEEKPDMVLLDVMMPGLSGYEVCQKIREDAELAGIPVVILTAKGQERDREQGLTMGASDYITKPFSPNRLLELVKSMIGDAK, via the coding sequence ATGGCCAAAAAAATCATGGTGGTGGATGATGAACCCTACATTGCCAGGGTGATCAAATTTAAATTAGAGCAGGAGGGGTATACCGTCATTTCAGCCAATGACGGCCAGAGCGGTCTGCAGAAGATCAAGGAAGAGAAGCCGGACATGGTTTTGTTGGATGTAATGATGCCCGGGCTTTCCGGTTATGAGGTATGCCAGAAGATCAGAGAGGACGCCGAGCTGGCCGGTATTCCCGTGGTGATCCTGACCGCCAAGGGACAGGAACGCGACCGGGAGCAGGGGTTGACGATGGGGGCCAGCGACTATATCACCAAACCGTTCAGCCCCAACCGGCTTCTGGAGCTGGTGAAAAGCATGATAGGGGACGCCAAGTAA